CCGAACCGCATCACCCACTGATCGAGCAGATTCAGCACGCTCCCATGCGGCACCGCAACACCTTTGGGCCTCCCGGTCGAACCGGAGGTGTAGATGACATACGCCAAATCCGCAGGCCCGACCGGGATCTCCGGATCGTCGTCGCACTCGGCCTCGACAGCCGCCACCGCAACCCATTCCACACGCGCTGGTCCAGCGCCAGCGAGCGTGCGTACCGCTGTGCTGTCACTGGCATCTGCGCTGCAATGCCCCTTCGCCCTCCCCGCGTGGTCGCTCGTGTTCCCGGTGTGGTCGCTCGTGTTCCCGGTGTGGTCGCTCGTGTTCCCGGTGTGGTCGCTCGTGATCGCGGCACGCTCCCTTGCGATCGCGGCGTGCCCCCTCGTGATCCCGGCGTGCTTTTGGCCGGGATCCCTCGTAACCTGCTGCGTGCCAGGAGATTCCGGCCAAAAGCATGCCGGAATCACGGGGGTTGTGCGTTCCGTTGGTGGTAGTTCGCTGTCGGTGAGGATCAGTGACGGGGCGGCGTCGGTGATCATGGCGGACAACCGGTCTGCGGGCTGGGCGGGGTCCAGGGGCAGGTAGGCGGCTCCCGAGGTGAGGATGCCCAGGATGCCGACTATCAGGTCGGGGGTTCGGTGGGCGTGGAGGGCGACCACGTGGTTGCGACCGATGCCGCGGGCGAGCAGACCGTGGGCTACCCGGTTCGCGCGGCGGCGCAGGGTTGCGTAGTCGACGGTGACGCCATCGCAGACGAGGGCCGGGGCGGTGGGGTGGGTGCGGGACCGGTCGGCGAATCGCTGGATCAGGGTGGCGGGACGGTCGGCGGTCGGCTCGCCGATGCTCCAGTCGCCCACCAGCTTTCGGAGTTCGGCGGGGTCCAGGAGTTCCAGATCGGCCACCGGGCGATCGGGATGCGCGGTCAGTTCGGTGAGCACCCGGACCAGGTAGCGAGCGAATCGCGCGACCGTTTCCGGATCGAACAGCCCCGTCGAATAGTCGAGATGGCCCACGATGCGGCCGTTTTCGTCGGCCAGCCCGAGCGCCAGATCGAATTTGGCCGGGGCGTCCGGCATGTCGAGCGGCTCCACCCGCACATCCGCCAGTTCCAGCAGGCCGTGCAGGGTCGGCACCCAGGCGAGCATCGTCTGGAACAGCGGACTGTGCGCGGGGCTGCGCGGCGGATTGACGGCCTCCACCACCCGCTCGAACGGCAGATCCACATGCCGCAGCGCGCCGCGCAAGGACCGCTGAACCCGGCCGAGAAGTACCGCGCCCGTGGGCGATTCGGAGAGGTCGACCCGCACGGGGAGGGAATTGACGAAGAAGCCGATCAGGCCCGCCACCTGCCCGCGCCGCCGATTGGCGGTGGGGACGCCCACGACGAGGTCGGTCGCGCCGGTCAGCCGCGACAGCAGCACCGCCCAGCCGGACAGAATGGCCGAGTACACGGTGACACCGTGCGCGTCGGCGAGGGACGTGAGCGCCGCGGTCAGATCCTCATCGAGGACGACGGGCACCCGGGCGCCGTGGTAGCGCTGCTCGGCCGGGCGCGGGCGGTCGGTCGGCAGGTCCAGCATCGGCGGCACGTCCGCCAGCGTCCGGGTCCAGTAGTCGGCCTGCGCCGACGGCTCGTCGCCCGCCAGCCAGTCCCGCTGCCACCGCGCGTAATCGGCATACTGCCACGGCAATTCCGGCAGCTCGGGGTCCACGCCGCGCCGGAAGGCGGTGTAGTACACGCCGAGCTCGCGCAGGAAAATATCGCGCGACGCACCGTCGAACACGATGTGGTGCACCGTCGCGAGCAGCACGTGATGCTGCGGGCCGAGCACCACCAGATGGCCGCGCGCCAGCGGGCCCCGGCTCGCATCGAAGGGGGTTTCGGCGTCGAGCCTGCGGATCTCGCGCAGCCGCCGGTCGGCGTCCGGGTCGCCGGTCAGATCCACCACCTCGAGGGCGAATCCGGTGTCGGGCGGGTCGATGTGCTGCCATACCTCGCCATCGGCGGGGATCAGGCGGGTGCGCAGCGCTTCGTGCCGGGCCACCAGGGCATCCAGGGCGCGGGCCAGCAGCGTGCGATCCAGCGAACCGCGCAGATCGAAGGCCATCGCCTCGTTGTACGCCGCATTCGCGTCGTCGATCTGCGCCAGAACCCACAGGCGCTGCTGCCCGAACGACAGCGGTACCTGCCGCACACGAGGCCGGGTCACGGTCGTCGCGTGGTGGGAGTCGTGCATTCCTACCAAACTCTTTCCAGCTGAGCCCTCGTCGGGCACTCGAAGTCATCCCATGTGTGGTGGGGTGACCACATGTGCCAGGGATGTTCTCACACGGAACGACATTTGGCCGAACCAACCGAACCCGCCGATCACGCGATACGGCGGTGCCGTCACGGGCAAGTAGCCGAGATCGTTTGTGCCCCAAACGAAGTAGTTCGGTGGGGTGCGGCGAGAAAATTCTTCAGGAGCGCGAGCAGTGGCGCCGTCCCGTCGAGGGGGATGATGTGCCCGCAGTCGGTGAGCACGTGCCCGGTGAGATCGTCGGCGATCGGGCGCAATTGCCGCTCGAGCGCGCCACCCACAGGATGCGCGCCCACGGCCAGCGTCGGCATCGTCAGCCTGGCGGTGGCGACCGCTCGCCGGATCTGATCGGCGGTGACGGACATGGCGCGATAGTGGCCGAATGCGCTACGCAGCGCCTCGGTTCCGGTGTAGGCGGCCACGAAGGCATCCCGAATCGGCCGGGGCACACCGCGGCCCAGCGTGCCGATATCGAGAAACCAATCGATATAGGCGGATTCGTGCCCGGCGAGGACGGTGTCGGCCAGCCCCGGCACGGCGTGGAAACCGAACCACCATGGTGGCCCGGCGGCGAGAAAGTCCTCCGCGCCGGGCAGCGCGCCGAGGGCCGCCTCCATGAGCACGAGCCGCCGCACCCGATCGAGGTGATGCAGCGCGAACAAAAACGCCGGCGCCACCGACGCATCGATGGCCACCACCGCGGCGGACGGAATGTCGAGCGCGTCGAGCAATCCTGCGATATCGGCGGCCTGATTCTCGGCGTCGTAGCCATCGGCCGCCCGCGTGCTGCCGCCGAGTCCGCGCAGGTCCGGTGCGATGACCCGATACCGCTCGGCAAGGTGGTCGATGACCGGTCGCCACAGCTGCCACGTGTGCGGAAAGCCGTGCAGCAGCAGGACCGCGGGGCCGCGGCCCGCGGTCGCCACCCGCAGCTGGATTCCATTGGCGCGCACGTGATCTACCACGATATCGACCGGCATCGAGCCTCCCGAAGCAGTAACCGTTGGTAACCACCTGACCGTAGGTAACATGGCCCTGCCTGCCAAGAAGGCACTTTCCCGACAGGTGGTGAGCCCGAGGTGACCCCCTCCGATACGACCGCGCCCGCCCGCGGCGATGTGTTCGACCCGCACTGCCCGACCCGGCAGCTGCTCGATCGCCTGGGCACCAAATGGGTGTCCATGGTGGTGAAGCTGCTGGCCGAGGCCGCGCCCACCGAGGTGCGCTTCGCCGAACTGCGGCGGCGCATGCCCGGCGTCTCGCAGAAAATGCTGTCGGTGACGCTGCGGAACCTGACCGCCGACGGCCTGGTCGCGCGCCGCGTCGAACCGACCGTGCCGCCGCGCGTGCACTACCGCCTGACCGAACTGGGCCTCTCCCTGGAGGTGCCGCTGTCCGCGCTGCGCGCCTGGGCGGAGGAGCACATGGCCGAGATCGACCGCACTACATCCGATCGGGCGCGGTGATCCCGAGCAATCCCAGCCCGTGCGCCAGGGTGCGGGCGGTGAGGCCACACAGCGCGATCCGGTTGTCGCGCACCGGGTGCGGGGCGGACAGCACCGGGCAGGTGTCGTAGAAGGCGGTGAAATCGCGGGCGAGATCGTAGAGGTAGCCGCACAGCCGATGCGGTTCGAGGGTGTCGGCGACCTCGATGACGGTGCCGCCGTAGGCATCCAGGCGCAGCGCCAACGCGCGCTCCGCCGGTTGCGGCGCGATCGTGGGATCGACAGTGCCGGTGGCGTTTTCGGCCTTGCGGAGAATCGAGTGGATACGAGCGTGCGCGTATTGCAGGTAGACACCGGTGTTCCCGGTGAAGGCCACCATCCGTTGGGGATCGAAGGTATAGTCCTTCACCCGTGAGGTCGACAGGTCGGCGTACTTCACCGCACCGATGCCCGCGATCTCCGCGATCTCCGTCAGCTCCTCCTCCGGCATATCCGGATTCTTCTCCGCGACAACCGCTCTCGCCGCCGCGACGGCATCGTCGAGCAATGCGGTGAGCCGCACGGTACCGCCCGCGCGCGTCTGGAACGGGCGTCCGTCCGGGCCCAGCACCGTGCCGAAGGCGACGTGCTCGGCCTCGATCCCGTCGCCGGACCAGCCTGCGCGCCGGGCGGTTTCGAAGACCAGCCGGAAGTGCAGCGTCTGCCGGGAATCGGTGACATACAGCAGCCGCCGCGCACCGAGTTCGGTGATCCGATAGCGGATCGCGGCCAAATCGGTGGTGTCGTAGCCGTATCTGCCGTCGCGCTTACGCAGCATGAGCGGCACCGGCCGCCCGTCGGGACCGGTGGCCTCGGTCGAGAACACCACCAGCGCACCGTCGCTCACCTCGGCGATGCCCGCGGCCACCAGCTCCGCGACCGTATCGGCCAGCATCGGATTGTAGAACGATTCCCCCACCGAATCCGTCGCCGTCAGCAGCACGCCGAGCCGCGCGTAGACGGCCGCGAACGCGCGCTCGGATTCGGCGACGATCTCCCGCCAGCGCGCCAGCGTGGCCGGATCGCCCGATTGCAGGGCGACGACCCGGGCCCGCGATCGGTCGGCGAAGGCCGGATCGGCCTCGAACAGCGCCCGCGCGGCCTTGTACCGCGCATCCAGTGCGGAGACGGCGGATTCGCCGCGCCACTGCTGGTCGGGATGTTCGTCCAGGTATTGGATGAGCATCCCGAACTGGGTGCCCCAGTCGCCCACGTGATTGACGCGAACCACCTCCGCGCCCAGGAACCTCAGCACGCGGACCAGGCTGTCGCCGATGATCGTGGTCCGGAGATGGCCCACGTGCAGCTCTTTCGCGATATTCGGCGCGCTGTAGTCCACGAGCGTGCGGCGGCCGTCCTCGGGCGCGCCGACACCGAGCCGGTCATCGGCCAGCCGCGCCGCGACCTGCTCCCACAGCGGCCGGTCCGCGACGGTCAGATTGAGGAAGCCGGGGCCGGACACGCTCACCTCGCCGAGCAGCCGCTCGTCCGGGTCGGTCAGCGCCTGCGCGAGCCCGCCCGCGAGTGTGCCCGGGCCGAGGTGTAGCCGTTTGGCCAGGGACAGTGCGGCATTCGACTGGAAGTCCGCCCGGGCGGAGCGACGCACGACCGGATCGGCACCCGCGGCGTCGGGGTGGGTGCGGGCGATGGCCGCGCCTACGGTTTCGGCGACCCGATCGAGCAGCGGTGGTACTGCGGACATGCGGCGATCGAACCATGAACGGGTAATGGGGACAATGGAATATCAGGTGCTCGAGTGTGCTTGGGGCGCAAGCAGTTCGTCGAGGAATGCGTCCAGCTGATCGATCATCTGCGCGGGGGAGAGGTGCCGGGCCAGCCCCTGCAGGCTCAGGCCGTCCACCAGCGCGTGCAGGCGGCGGGCCAGCGCCCGCACCGGTGCGTCGGTCTCGGCGAGCAGATGGGCGGCGGCCAGGCCGTCGACCAGATCGCGGCACATGCCGTACATGGCGTCGAAATGGCGGCGCTCCACCTCGGCCAGCTCCGAATTGCCCAGTCCCAGCGCGACGAAGGAGAACGCGATGGCCGCCTCCGTCCGGCGGTGGTCGTCCAGCGGCATGGTCTCGTGCAGGAGGGCGCGCACCTGATCGCGCGGCGAACCCTCGCGCGGCAGCGCCTCGACACGCGCGGTCACCCGGGTAATGACCTCCGCGCACGCGAAGGCCAGCAGCTCGGTGCGGGTCGTGAAGTAGTAGCGCAGCGCACCGGGCGACCAACCGGCCTCGGCCGCCACCGACCGCACCGACAGCCCGTCCACTCCATCGCGCGCGACGACCCGCCCGACGGCCTCGGCGAGCTCCACCCGCCGGACTTGATGATCGACGATCTTGGGCACGATCCCATTTTCACACAGATGTGTTATTTTGGTTTTGATACGACTGTGCGAAATAAGGAGCTCGATGTGATTGCGGTGATCATCGGCTGCGAGATCGGGTTCTGGGTGCTGCTCCTGCTCGGTCTGGCGGTGCGGTACCTGACCCCGGCCCGCGGGCTGAGCAAGGCCCTGCTCATGGCGGTCCCCCTGGTGGACGTCGTCCTGCTGGCGGCGGCGGTGCTCGACCTGCGCGGCGGCGGCCACGCGACCGCGTCCCACGGCCTGGCTGCCATCTACATCGGCGTGTCGGTCGCCTTCGGATCGCAGATGATCCGCTGGGCCGACGAGCGTTTCGCGCACCGCTTCGCCCACGGCCCCGCGCCGACCCGCCCGCCCAAGGCGGGCCGCGCGCACGCGGCTCACGAACGGGCGCAATGGTTCCGGCACGTGCTGGCCTACGTGATCGGCGCGGCCGTCCTGGGCGTTTTCACGCTCCTGGTCGGCGATATCCATCGCACCATCCCGCTGTGGGGCGTGATGGTTCCGTGGGCGGTCATCCTCGGCATCGATTTCGTGATCTCGTTCAGCTACACGCTGTCGCCCCGCCGCTCCTGAGGCGCGGCGCAGTAAACCAGTGCGTCGTACAGCCAGTGGTGGGCCTGCCCCACGGTGACGGAGGTTCCGAAGAGCTGCCCGATCAGAGCCCAGTAGCGATGGATTCGATGGTCGGTGTCGGTCGCACCGACCAGTAGTTGCTCCCGGAACCGGCGGGAATCACGCTCCCGTCGCGCACTGGCGTG
The Nocardia terpenica genome window above contains:
- the argS gene encoding arginine--tRNA ligase, yielding MSAVPPLLDRVAETVGAAIARTHPDAAGADPVVRRSARADFQSNAALSLAKRLHLGPGTLAGGLAQALTDPDERLLGEVSVSGPGFLNLTVADRPLWEQVAARLADDRLGVGAPEDGRRTLVDYSAPNIAKELHVGHLRTTIIGDSLVRVLRFLGAEVVRVNHVGDWGTQFGMLIQYLDEHPDQQWRGESAVSALDARYKAARALFEADPAFADRSRARVVALQSGDPATLARWREIVAESERAFAAVYARLGVLLTATDSVGESFYNPMLADTVAELVAAGIAEVSDGALVVFSTEATGPDGRPVPLMLRKRDGRYGYDTTDLAAIRYRITELGARRLLYVTDSRQTLHFRLVFETARRAGWSGDGIEAEHVAFGTVLGPDGRPFQTRAGGTVRLTALLDDAVAAARAVVAEKNPDMPEEELTEIAEIAGIGAVKYADLSTSRVKDYTFDPQRMVAFTGNTGVYLQYAHARIHSILRKAENATGTVDPTIAPQPAERALALRLDAYGGTVIEVADTLEPHRLCGYLYDLARDFTAFYDTCPVLSAPHPVRDNRIALCGLTARTLAHGLGLLGITAPDRM
- a CDS encoding alpha/beta fold hydrolase, with the protein product MPVDIVVDHVRANGIQLRVATAGRGPAVLLLHGFPHTWQLWRPVIDHLAERYRVIAPDLRGLGGSTRAADGYDAENQAADIAGLLDALDIPSAAVVAIDASVAPAFLFALHHLDRVRRLVLMEAALGALPGAEDFLAAGPPWWFGFHAVPGLADTVLAGHESAYIDWFLDIGTLGRGVPRPIRDAFVAAYTGTEALRSAFGHYRAMSVTADQIRRAVATARLTMPTLAVGAHPVGGALERQLRPIADDLTGHVLTDCGHIIPLDGTAPLLALLKNFLAAPHRTTSFGAQTISATCP
- a CDS encoding winged helix-turn-helix transcriptional regulator, translating into MTPSDTTAPARGDVFDPHCPTRQLLDRLGTKWVSMVVKLLAEAAPTEVRFAELRRRMPGVSQKMLSVTLRNLTADGLVARRVEPTVPPRVHYRLTELGLSLEVPLSALRAWAEEHMAEIDRTTSDRAR
- a CDS encoding non-ribosomal peptide synthetase, coding for MHDSHHATTVTRPRVRQVPLSFGQQRLWVLAQIDDANAAYNEAMAFDLRGSLDRTLLARALDALVARHEALRTRLIPADGEVWQHIDPPDTGFALEVVDLTGDPDADRRLREIRRLDAETPFDASRGPLARGHLVVLGPQHHVLLATVHHIVFDGASRDIFLRELGVYYTAFRRGVDPELPELPWQYADYARWQRDWLAGDEPSAQADYWTRTLADVPPMLDLPTDRPRPAEQRYHGARVPVVLDEDLTAALTSLADAHGVTVYSAILSGWAVLLSRLTGATDLVVGVPTANRRRGQVAGLIGFFVNSLPVRVDLSESPTGAVLLGRVQRSLRGALRHVDLPFERVVEAVNPPRSPAHSPLFQTMLAWVPTLHGLLELADVRVEPLDMPDAPAKFDLALGLADENGRIVGHLDYSTGLFDPETVARFARYLVRVLTELTAHPDRPVADLELLDPAELRKLVGDWSIGEPTADRPATLIQRFADRSRTHPTAPALVCDGVTVDYATLRRRANRVAHGLLARGIGRNHVVALHAHRTPDLIVGILGILTSGAAYLPLDPAQPADRLSAMITDAAPSLILTDSELPPTERTTPVIPACFWPESPGTQQVTRDPGQKHAGITRGHAAIARERAAITSDHTGNTSDHTGNTSDHTGNTSDHAGRAKGHCSADASDSTAVRTLAGAGPARVEWVAVAAVEAECDDDPEIPVGPADLAYVIYTSGSTGRPKGVAVPHGSVLNLLDQWVMRFGALPGAPASAWSSIGFDGAVHEILLPLTTGAVLHLVPERLRGDPAALLRWMVECRIESAFLPPAYVRWIDEDPRARLAGLVLRQLLTGVESLPETALARLRVEVPGLRVCYGYGPTEATVYGTALTDPAPRERAAPIGRPVPGTRLYLLDARLRPVPAGVVGEIYLAGKGLARGYLRRPDSTADRFVADPMVTGERMYRTGDLARWLPDGTAEYLGRRDDQIKLRGFRIEPGEVQAALVRLPGVREAAVLVDRSPSGEPRLVAGLARSGAPRSAHEWRAELSKRLPDYMIPAVFVETEHLPLNRSGKLDRAALLELAHASVTEVVNAASPRDHIELGLYRIWRNTLLHPGIGITDNFFDIGGTSISAIKVAHAIESEFGRAIPVQQLMLHPTIEALAALLRTGGGSNAPGSVIELRSGSGDQRVVCVHPAGGTAFCYLPLAAGLPDDVGVVGIQSPGLNPGETPLLSVEAMAEEYLRLIEPGRDETIVLCGLSYGGLVAHEMGRRLALAGHERVGVVLLDTVGSVAPDAIEPVAAEEFREKLIRFNGMYPGIDDAQVDRYYRIYNHNRMTARAYEPPPSPTRTVFVQAVGDEADPADIAAGADFWRERATGDLAIEPVSCGHWDMLEADQLPRVAELISAELALLSAAASPASIVLES
- a CDS encoding TetR/AcrR family transcriptional regulator, whose product is MPKIVDHQVRRVELAEAVGRVVARDGVDGLSVRSVAAEAGWSPGALRYYFTTRTELLAFACAEVITRVTARVEALPREGSPRDQVRALLHETMPLDDHRRTEAAIAFSFVALGLGNSELAEVERRHFDAMYGMCRDLVDGLAAAHLLAETDAPVRALARRLHALVDGLSLQGLARHLSPAQMIDQLDAFLDELLAPQAHSST